From Brassica rapa cultivar Chiifu-401-42 chromosome A06, CAAS_Brap_v3.01, whole genome shotgun sequence:
ACAAGTGCATAATCCTTCCATACAAAAAGGCCCTGGTAATCCACCCCCGCAAATGACAATCTTTTCACAATCTTCCTGTAAGTCACAAGTCCAAGTGATACATTTTCCTTTACCTGGTCTTTTTTCATCTTTACACCATATGCCTCCGCATCCTTCTTTATTTCCGCAGACTGGCAATTTGCTACCACCCTCTGCTTTTGTTACAAGCAACATGAACACGCCTACATGTAATCAccataaaataaatgatttaatcACTATATTTTTACATGTTTTGGAGTTAGTTTAATTGGAAGTATAGAAACAAGAACTCACAATATAGCATACAGAAGAGGAGGAGAGCGGAAGTTGATCTGACCGCCATTTGCGAAAGATTAACTAGACGGAGAAagtagtttgatttttttaatgttgttttgaggtttttcatatttatataggCGTTtgattttgacccaaaaaaaataaaaaaataagtagGCGTTTGTTTGTTCTAACATTTATTGTGGTCTTTGAAACGTCTccatttcctttttttaattgCTCTATACATGGGGCACATATTAATGCATTTCATGTAATTGCTTAATTATATATTTCCTATGCTATTCTATGAAATATGAATGGTGACCAATGAGTAATAATACATTCCCTAATGTTTCTAAGTAAAATTACCATTTCTTAGGaataatttttctttctcatttttttaaattttactcTTAGAAAAATCATACGATACATACAAGGTATCCTAGGACATGGTTTGCAACTGTTTCAGTCGACTCAAACAAAGCTAATATCTTACTCGGATGTTGACTGGGGAGGTTGTCGAACACTCGTCGCTCCACCTCTGGTATCTATCTCTACTTTGGTGATAATCTCATCTCCTGGTCCTCTAACAACAACCAACAGTGTTTCGCTTAAGCGCAGAAGCAAAATACAAAAGATTAGCAAACACATTTGCTGAAACATGCTTGGTCTGAAACCTCCTGCTCGAGCTTCACTGTCCTTTACGATCAGCCACATTGGTCTATTGTGACAACATAAGCTCAGTGTACATGTCCAACAACCCAGTTCAACATCAGTGTACCAAACATATTGAGATTGACATAAACTTTGTTTGGAAAAAAGTTGCAATGGATCAAGTCAAGGTGCTCCACATTCCTT
This genomic window contains:
- the LOC103875373 gene encoding defensin-like protein 292 — protein: MAVRSTSALLLFCMLYCVFMLLVTKAEGGSKLPVCGNKEGCGGIWCKDEKRPGKGKCITWTCDLQEDCEKIVICGGGLPGPFCMEGLCTC